TACTAATGTCAAGTTCCTGGCTTTGatattatactttattatatacAATGTCATTTTATAAAGGGTACATGAAATCCTATATGCTATTTTTTGCAACTCCCTTGagtatataattatttcaaaataaaatctttaaaatatactgaatAGCAAAAACGAAGGGGGAAATGAAGTACACTGTTGTAAGGTTTTTACAGTATGTCTTACATGGTATAATACTGAAGTCAAAATCTGACAAGTTAAAGACATACATTATAAACCGTAGAGCAActgctaaaaaaataaacaaacacataaaaacaaGTAAATCTAATAATTCAAGTCCAACAGTAAGCCAATATAAAGCAAAATACTAATAATTATTCAACTATTctaaaagaagtcagaaaaggGGAAAATAGGGAAAAGAGGACAGAGCAAAGAGCACAATGAAGACGTAAACCCGGCCACGCCAGCCAGCGGCACAGTGAGCCCGGCCACGCTAGCCGGCACAGCAAACGTAAACAGCCCAGACAATCCAGCTAAAAGACAGAGACTGCAAGACTGACATGCTGCTTAAAACAGAAATGCTCCAACTATTAAGAatagtttaaaagtaaaagaatagaaagaagacatACTATAATCATACAAAACTGTCTTCTAATAACAGACACACCCTACACCGCACTTCTATAGGAGGAAAGAGtttccaaattttttaaatttcttaaatccTTCTAAGGAATAAAAATACAACTACTTTACAACAGAAACAATGCACTTCTCTTTCAATGAACTCTGGTCAACTGCCTGCTAATCAGATAAATAGATATCCCATGCATTTACCCTTAATCCTGTGCAGATGTGAGTGGCATTTTCCATTTCAGACTTTACAGAGAAACAAATCCTGAGTCCTGAAAGCTTGCACTCGTTCCACCCAGCCAGTTCTCAGAACCAGCTCCAGGTGCATGGCCCCTGGAGACCACAACTCACCGCCGCCACCCCCCAGCAGAAGGGAGTAGACGCGCTGCCGCACAGGGCGGTAGACAAAAGCCTGGCTGGGCAGGGCCTGGTCCGTGGCATCCTCCAAGCTGTTGCTGCACTCCACCTCGCCGCTGCTCATCACGCTGTACACCAGGTAGCTCTCTGCCTGGACATGCTGTGCTCTGGCGACCTGCCAACAATTAAATGCAACTTGTTTCTCCTTGAAAACAATACCATGACCTTGAGCAGGAAATCCAAGGCCTTCTAGGGCTCAGAGGTAGAGTAAATGTCACTCAAACTCAGGACGTCAAGCTGGCCTCTGTACTTCCAGCTCAGAACTTTCTATTACCGCTTTCCTCCTCCAATTTCCACCCACCAACCAGACTTGTGACTTACCTCTGCCGTCACTCAACATCCTGTCCACCCAACAGGGAGAGGAGCTGTCCAGGGGTCCAGCCGCCCCTCTGCAGGCTCTCCAACCCACTCTTCACCCCAGTGACACTGTCTTCCTAGAAACAGAGGCCCAATCACTGCACTCAGGCCGACTACCAGACTCTTCAGCCTGAGTTGAAGAGGCCCTGAAGACCTCCATCTCCTCCTGTGCACCCCTCGTAGACACTCTGGAGCCCAACTTCCATGATAGAAACTGACCTCTTTCAGCCCTTCCCAAAAGCCACTTCCGAGTCTCTGCCCCGTGAGGTTCCCCTGAACCTCCCTAGAACCTCAGGGTTCTGTCATCTCTCTAGAACCCTGCCATCCTCTGTGAATAAGAACTCACCTCCCCGACCTGAGGGGCTTGACTCACATTTACCGTCCACTCATTACCTTGCCTCATCTCTCCTATTAAACCATAAACTCTTTGGGATTAGAAACGGCATCACTCTCATCCCCCGTTCAGTGCTGTTTCACTGAGCAGGAGCTGTGCCCGGGAGCGTCTTCCTCCTGCTCGAATGCAGGCAGTGCCACTGGAGGTGAGGAGATGGGTGATGTGAACAGGTGCCACGCTCCCACGCAATGAGGAGCTGAGATCAGATGGCCTGTAATAACCAACATACAGGCTTCATGTTTCCGCAAAGAACACTCTCACCACTGCAGGATTACTCTTCACAATTTAAAGCCACCCTAGCCCTGATGGCATGTAAAATGCGCTGTGAAGAGTAATCCTGCAGGTTGTTACAGCGCATTTTACATGCCATCAGGGCTAGGGTGGCTTTAAATTGTGAAGAGTAATCCTGCAGTGGTGAGAGTATTCTTTGTGGAAACATgaaatggtaactgcagccatgaaattaaaagatgcttactccttggaaggaaagttatgaccaacctagagggcatattgaaaagcagagacattactttgccaacaaaggtccgtctagtcaaggctatggttttgcctgtggtcatgtatggatgtgagagatggactatgaagaaggctgaatgccaaagaattgatgctcttgaaatgtggtgctggagaagactcttgagagtcccttgggctgcaaggagatccaaccagtccttctgaaggagatcagccctgggatttctttggaaggaatgatgctaaagctgaaactccagtactttggccacctcatgcagaagagttgactgattggaaaagactctgatgctgggagggattgggggcaggaggagaaggggacgacagaggatgagatggctggatggcatcactgactcgatggacgtgagtctgggtgaactccgggagatggtgatggacagggaggcctgactcaactgaactgaactgacccccgATGGCATGTAAAATGGGCTCTGACAACAGCCTGGAGCATCAGAACCTCTGCGCATCAGTGTCCTGCTACTGACGCATGTGACGCGCTCGCTCAGGCCCATTCACTCCAGTGACTTGAGTCTTAATACCTTCAGTGCCTGCTTCCTTCACATGTAAAATAGGTTTAACAAAGGTGCTATCCTCACAGAACTatccatgaggattaaatgagctaatacagAGGCTGGCAAATAGTGCATGGCCAACAGGCGGCCAAGACTGCTCTCTGGCTAGACATACTCCAGGGTCTATTTCATGGCTAAATGCTTCTTTAAATCAGGATGGCAGACAAGCTAGCAGCTTTAAAATCAGCAAGGATCCCAAAAGAGTTATTACTTGATGCTCTAACCAATGAAAGATCATTAGAAGTAACATATTTCTCTATAATGCCCCTTTTGATACAGAATCTATCAGAAACAATATGGTTAgatattttatgattcttttaaGGTACAAtacactcattggaaaagactctgatgctggaaaggattgagggcaggaggagaaggggacaacagaggatgagatggctggatggcatcactgactcgatggacgtgagtctgggtgaactccgggagttggtgatagacagggaggcctgtaattcatggggtcgcaaagagtcagacacgactgagagactgaactgaactgaactgaaccctctaaTGTATTTTCCTATACCTTCTTAcgtttcttcctctttttttatttcaagagTTAGAATTTTGACAAATTTATCTATAAAGTTATAACAAATTATATAGTCATTCTATCAGAAAACCTCCAATTTTGGCAACTGTACAGAGTTGAGATGTAACATTCTTTTCTGGGTGTACACAGGGTTTTCAGAGAAGTTTTCTACAATTATAATATTAATTCATTAACTAGCTCATCACCTCAGCATCTTTTATCTCTGCCCTTACTGCAGATATAGTGTTCCACACTTGGAAAAACTTGAACATATTCACCTAATCTGAAAATTCTAAAGCAAGAATTCAGTTTATCCAATTGCTGGAGGAAACAGCAATGGTTGTGTGCATGCACCCAGGCAATTGCTACATTCAGCTACTTGGCACCAAAGGACTTCTAGGGTGACTACATGTGGCCAAAATGCACGTTTGAATTCTGGTTATCTATTGTCAGTGCTGGAAGAtgatactgaaaaatattttttaaggaatttttaagGGGAATTTAAGAAActtccaaattattttcaaagcGGCCTCTAAGCTCAAGAAGTCCAAGTGCCACTGACTCAGGACACACTctgtcctccccccacccccaccgccccacAGGCCCAGGAGACTCTGCTGGGCTCCTTCCACCAGACTTCCACAAAAAGCAACCCCATCCCCAGCTTCTGCCTTTTTTGCTTCCAAACTGCCACCAAATTCCTGTCATCCAACCTCCACCAAGCCCATGGGTGACCACAGCTCTGTAGGCCCCCCGATCCTCCCACGTGCCAATCCTGACAACCTCCGAGCCCCGTCCACGGCCACTGCGGCATCAGGCAGACCCGCCTTCCTTCTTACCCTTGAACCTGCCTCCCGGGCCCTTGTCAGCTTACTCttacctccccctcctccccctcggATGCCCTTCACCCCTCAGGGCATCACTGCTTCTACCTCGAGGGTCTCCACTACACGTAGAGCACACATTTTAAGCATCAGATGGTCCCTGTGAAGCCTACCTTCTGTTTGGCTCAGGCCAACCCCACCCCACTAGCCTGAGCACAGGAGCTTCACCTGCACAGCAGGATTCTCTTCTGAAACACTGCCTGAGTTGCTTCTCGTCCTCCAGTTCCATCCCCTAATTCCAGCTCATGACACACCGGTCCATCCCCTGCTGTGTTTCAGAAAACAAGCATCTGATCTCACCACACCCCCGCTTGCTATCCCGTGCCTCCTAAAAAAGGCTAAGAACTAAGTCCTTAACTCTCTCAGCACACACATGCTTGCCCTCTGTGGCTGGACCTAACTTTCCTGGACTCCCCTTGGAATAAACGGGGTGAGATGCCAGGCCACCACACCCAGTGGGTATGGGTCAGGCACAGTGAACGCAGCCAGGGAGCATGAGGAGGAGCCCAGACTGACAGGTGCGAGGCACACAGACGCAAGTGAGAGCTGGGGACCGGTAGGAACCAGAGCGAAACAGAATCAAGCAGAGAGGGCCTGGAATGGTGCTGGAGGTGTGGCAGGGGACTTCTAGGAGTCCTGGGCTGGACAAAACGCAGATACCGCCCAACTCTCTAACGAGACTCCAAGCAGGGCGGCTCcctttcagactcttctgttctcCCGCTTCCCGACTCCTGACCACGGCGCGTCCCTCTCCCAGTGCCAATGGACTTTCAGACTTCCTCCACCCAGGGAAGGTGGGTGCGATCTTGTGAAGCGTGGAAGGCTTGGGCTCAAACTCGGGGTCTACAAGAACTAGCTGTGTGGCCACTGCAGACATGTCCTTTAGCCTTTGCACACCCACGGCCTCACGTGAGCGGGAGACCAGGGTGGCCAGCAAGAGCTGTGTTAGTGGAGACAGTGAGGAACGGCCGAGAACCAGGAACAACTACGCAGAGGCGTGTCACTGGAAAGCCAGCAACGCAACCACACTGAGCACGGAAGCCGAGCGCAGACTGGACTCCCTGTCCTGCCTCTGCTCGCCTTTCTCCTCGGGCTGCGCTGAGGCCCGCCTGTCTCCAAGCTGACATGTTCCACCCACCTCCCACTGCTCATTGGGACCTCCACGTGCAGGTCCGCCTCCAACCCTCCTCCAATGTCCACtcacattcttttccctttaaaaagcaGTTAAGAATGTTTCCAGGTAGAATAAATTTCTTAATACTTTTTCACCTATAAGTCTCTTGAAACATGTACCATATTCTACCTCTCACTGTAATTTCCTACGATAAGAAGCTACCCCCTCTGCTACAAGGCATGTGACAGAAAGAGGGAAGATTCCTTGCAATTGTGCAGGACGGAGGGGAGAAGTCACTGACAGAAAGCGTAGAGACAGAAGAGGTAGAGGACACTCCGAGACCGCGGCAGGGCAGGACAAGAACCAACACGGCCAGGCCCTCACAGGATCGCCCGGTCTGGAACGAAAGACTGAACCAGAGAGGACATTCCGGAGGCACCTGCGGCAAACATCGGTCTCTCACACAGGGTGGGAGGCCTCTCTGGGTGTGATGGGGAAACCCAGCAGGCACCGACCAGTGGAGGGGCCGGAGGGCCGTCCAGGagaggggcaggcaggaggggcaGGTACGGCTGGAGCAGCAGGCAGCAGCCGGGACGGCGGCCCTCCCTGTGCAGGTCACCGCTTCCCTCCGAAAAGCTAGCAAATGCAAATCAGGGCTTTATTTCTGTGTGCAGCATGACAAAGGGGCTGCAAGGGGCCAAAGTCTGTTTAGGAAGAGTTCTCAGACGTCTACAGTCATCCACACAGGGTGGTGAGAGCCCAGGGTGGTAAGAGCCACTGAACAGATCAAAGTAACGAGACTTAAGAGAGACTGTTGATGAAATATGGGAGAGACGTTCCCAGGTTTTTAACTTGGAAAGATGGTGACACTCAATGCAAGAACAATGAAAGCTGTGAGTAAAGTCCTATTTGGCTCTGTGCTTGCTGAGATGCCTCAGGGCATTAGTGTCCACACGCAACTCCTCTGTAACCCAAGGATAACGAGAGGTTTCAATGAGATAATAGCCACACTGCAACTAATCTACACGGAGCAGGCAGTTCATGAACCGTGGCCCTCCTTCAAAACTACCAAGGCTCTGTATCATTTTACGGACTACATTCAAATCCCTAGGGTGGCATGCAGTAATATCCACCATCTGGCTGTGTCTGTCCTTCCCAATTATCTTCTCCTTACTTAGCCCTTCACACCCCAGGCCTCAGCTACTTGTCCCAGGGCTCTGCTGAGAGCACAGGTCCCATCTTTGCCTGTTCACAGCAACCTCGGGCCCAGGAAGGCCTGGCTCCAGTTATAACTACTCCTCTGGGGACTTCTCTCTGTCCTTAACCCACAGTGATGACTCTCTTTCAAATCCCTAGCACTCTGTAACAACCATGGAACAACACGAGACAGAGCTCACAACGCAGGTTTTCACATGTATTGTGAAGCTCCTAGCTAAACTCAAGGGTTTGTCTCTGTGGCCCCCACCGTGTCTTAACCACTGCAGGCAGTCAATAGATATTCACTGACAAACCCATCACTGGGTACATTTTCAATCATGACATATTACATTCGGGTGGGCATGTGCACCTACCTTTAAGATTTCAGGATCCAAAGCCACAGTTACTTGATGCTTGGCTTCAGGCCCCACATTTACAGGGTCTTCTTGTTTAACTTCAGTGTTTGTACACATGGGTGCTTCTAGGTTAAACTCAGGGTCTGTACCCACAGGTAATTTCTGCTTGGATTCAGGGTCCATACACACAGGAAACTCTTGCTTAGATTCAGGATCTGAACTCATGGATAGTACCTGCTTATCCAAAGTTACTACATCTTTAGGTTTTTGGATAAACCATGGAGATTTCTGTCCTGGCAAAAGATACGACGCTACTCCTTTATAAAAAAGAGCTTTGTTTGGTCCCAAAGGTAGCATCTCTTCCAGTTTTTTCTCACCTTGATGCAACCGAAGAACTTTAGATATGTGGTCTGCTACAGCTAAGATAACGTTACCTTTTCTGTCACAGCTCTCTCTCACAGAGGCATAGGAAGTCAAGCATTTGTACCGAAAGCTCTCGAACATGCCTTCTGGGACGACGTCATTGCCAAGCAGGCAGGCCAGCAGGGGCAGGTCGGCCAGGCGGAGCCCGAGGCTCTGACAGAGCTTCTCCCGGCAGAGCATGACGGTGTCCAGACTGTCCAGGGAGAGCTCGCTGATGGAAAAGTAGGGACAGGTGTCATAGATTAAGTAGTCAGTGTCTTCTCCAAGAATCCCAAGACAGTTGTTCTGGAAGCCATAGGAGGCCACCTCGTAGTCGGCCTCCTGTAACGAGCACAGAGTTTCCTGACCTAGGGTCTTCAAAGCAAACTGCGTAAATATGGCCAGCCCCGAGGGGATGAAGAACATGTTTCTGCCCGGCTGCTCCCTGTGGGACTTGATGTAGTGGAAGATCTTGGCTATCTCCCTGTTATTCTTGAGTCTGCGTTTCACCCACTCGTCTCTCTTGGACTGCTCCACCATGCCATCAAAGAAGAAGATCAGCTTGATGCCAACAGCGGTAAAAGTTCTCACGAATTCTCGCAAAGAAGAATAGTATTCCCGCCACTGTCCGCCGCAGACCCAGGACTCCGGTGTGTACCAGTACCTGAGGCAGCACATGGCGTCGACCACAATGGCGGGCGTCCCTCCGGGGTGCTGGCTCCGGTGGCGCTCTGCCAGCTCCTTGAAGTTTACTACTGTACATACGTGTGGGCAGCTACTCGCCACAAACCCATGCAAACCTCTCACACCCATAATGGAACTCCTGGGAAGgatctaaaaaggaaaagaaatgagtaaATACGGCGTCACCATCAGACACATAGCGCCTTTCCAAGCAAACAGTCCAAGTTTCACATTCCCTCTGTTCCCATCATAACAAAGGGCATGCCATGCTCTCAGGAGCCCGAGTGCCCTCCTCGCACACACCCGCAGGGCTGGGCCCAAGTGAGGCGCTGAGTTGGGCTTTGACCAGGACAGTGCAGGGCAGGGCTCTCTCAAGATTTTCACTATGACTGTTATTCAAGAGATTTCTCAACAAAGTTTGACAACAGGTTAATAGTTTCAAAGAAGTAATGCTTCCCATCTAGGAGTGCAAATAGAAGttaattttgaaaacttaaaatgtaaaactgatACATGCGACACTGATGTTTCTCAAAATAGttttgctgagtgaaagaagctggaCCAAGGCATGCACGCCGCTGTCAACGCCTAGCCGCCTGAGCTGCTGCAGGGCCCAGAGCCCTGGGTTCGTCTGCGGTGGGGCAGGAGGGGGTGCTGAGGGAGAGGCTGCAGAGGCAAAGTGACAGACACATTCACTACCTTGGCTGTGGGGCAATTTCACAGGTGAACACAGGCTCGAAGATTCCCGCACAtcaatatatctcaataaaggtgTTAAAAAGACTATGTGAAAATTCTCTAGGCCAAGTATCCTTAACATTTGACATGATCACTGATTGACTTTAGATGAAAAACTATCTGTTCTAAAAcgtaaaaatacacaaaatagttCAAAGAGTTAGAATTcacaatctggaaaaaaaaaatttaagcacagTCCTTTATATGAGTATAATGTCCTTGCACATAGTAAAAGACACCCATCTGTGGTCAGACATCTTTTATCTCAACAGCCTATTCTTCTCATCAAGGCTTCATGTCctctaataaaacaaaacaaaagaatccTTATCATGCAAACAACAGCAGAGAGGAAATGGCCCTCTCTCAGGCCAGGGGCTGAGGGCAGCCACCCCAGCTGCCCCCACAGAGCAGAACCAGCTCCTGCCCACCGCCTGCCAGACAGCACTGGGCACTCAAAACACACGTCTCCACTCTTCAAAACCACCCTTGTAGGTAAAAATTATAAACCCTATTTCACAAATGAAGGAATGATAAGCAAATTACTGGGCTGGGAAAAGGCCGCCTTGTGGATTCCCTTCTAAGAATGTACACCTGTTAATGGACAGTGGCCTCTAACAGAATTTAAAACTATCTACTTAATTGCTACTAATAATNNNNNNNNNNNNNNNNNNNNNNNNNNNNNNNNNNNNNNNNNNNNNNNNNNNNNNNNNNNNNNNNNNNNNNNNNNNNNNNNNNNNNNNNNNNNNNNNNNNNACACACCCCATGGACCGAAGACCACCCCGGGCACACACCCCACGGACCCACGACAGCCCCGGGCACACACCCCACGGACCCACGACAGCCCCGGGCACACACCCCACGGATCCACGACAGCCCCGGGCACACACCCCAAGGCCCCACGACAGCCCTGGCACACTTCCCACAGACCTATGACAGCTCCGGGCACATACCCAAGGACCACATACAGCCCCGGGCACACCCCCATGGACCCACGACAGCCCCGGGCACACCTCCATGGACCACTGACAGCCCCAGGCACACACCACATGGACCAGAGACAGCCCTGGGCACACCCCCATGGACCACGGACAGCCCCGGGCACACACCCCACGGACCCAAGACAGCCCCGGGCACACACCCCATGGACAACAGACAGCCCCGGGCACACCCCCATGGACCACGGACAGCCCTGGGCACACTCCCCACGGA
The nucleotide sequence above comes from Bubalus bubalis isolate 160015118507 breed Murrah chromosome 10, NDDB_SH_1, whole genome shotgun sequence. Encoded proteins:
- the FAM120B gene encoding constitutive coactivator of peroxisome proliferator-activated receptor gamma isoform X4; its protein translation is MGVRGLHGFVASSCPHVCTVVNFKELAERHRSQHPGGTPAIVVDAMCCLRYWYTPESWVCGGQWREYYSSLREFVRTFTAVGIKLIFFFDGMVEQSKRDEWVKRRLKNNREIAKIFHYIKSHREQPGRNMFFIPSGLAIFTQFALKTLGQETLCSLQEADYEVASYGFQNNCLGILGEDTDYLIYDTCPYFSISELSLDSLDTVMLCREKLCQSLGLRLADLPLLACLLGNDVVPEGMFESFRYKCLTSYASVRESCDRKGNVILAVADHISKVLRLHQGEKKLEEMLPLGPNKALFYKGVASYLLPGQKSPWFIQKPKDVVTLDKQVLSMSSDPESKQEFPVCMDPESKQKLPVGTDPEFNLEAPMCTNTEVKQEDPVNVGPEAKHQVTVALDPEILKVARAQHVQAESYLVYSVMSSGEVECSNSLEDATDQALPSQAFVYRPVRQRVYSLLLGGGGGGSSTGPAVKEWFVYSGNPLRQPDLVRPLQMNIPGGTPSLRQLWLSQEPGIQAQRLDTLLACFDLSSSREELQAVERPFQALCCLLVYLFVQVDTLCLEDLHAFIAQALCLQGKPTMELADLQLDHIDPRAVQLATLLVRGLTTLVLVNGACGSPWEMADFMPWHLFDGKLFHQKYLQSEKGYTAEVLVEQNRSHVTRFHTLKSVVCKACGKESRPIVSRRHWRPHHAGRWGRQGSSSHGTSSGYSRYGHGQHWRDQGPGPLT
- the FAM120B gene encoding constitutive coactivator of peroxisome proliferator-activated receptor gamma isoform X1, producing MGVRGLHGFVASSCPHVCTVVNFKELAERHRSQHPGGTPAIVVDAMCCLRYWYTPESWVCGGQWREYYSSLREFVRTFTAVGIKLIFFFDGMVEQSKRDEWVKRRLKNNREIAKIFHYIKSHREQPGRNMFFIPSGLAIFTQFALKTLGQETLCSLQEADYEVASYGFQNNCLGILGEDTDYLIYDTCPYFSISELSLDSLDTVMLCREKLCQSLGLRLADLPLLACLLGNDVVPEGMFESFRYKCLTSYASVRESCDRKGNVILAVADHISKVLRLHQGEKKLEEMLPLGPNKALFYKGVASYLLPGQKSPWFIQKPKDVVTLDKQVLSMSSDPESKQEFPVCMDPESKQKLPVGTDPEFNLEAPMCTNTEVKQEDPVNVGPEAKHQVTVALDPEILKVARAQHVQAESYLVYSVMSSGEVECSNSLEDATDQALPSQAFVYRPVRQRVYSLLLGGGGGGSSTGPAVKEWFVYSGNPLRQPDLVRPLQMNIPGGTPSLRQLWLSQEPGIQAQRLDTLLACFDLSSSREELQAVERPFQALCCLLVYLFVQVDTLCLEDLHAFIAQALCLQGKPTMELADLQLDHIDPRAVQLATLLVRGLTTLVLVNGACGSPWEMADFMPWHLFDGKLFHQKYLQSEKGYTAEVLVEQNRSHVTRFHTLKSVVCKACGKESRPIVSRRHWRPHHAGRWGRQGSSSHGTSSGYSRYGHGQHWRDQGPAPFIVVFGDTQAVQAESCHYFQDRVNKQVSHGCS